One Synechococcus sp. MU1617 genomic window, GCAACGACGACGTCGCCGCGCCGGAATCGACGCGTGCCTTAATCGCCGGCAATCCAAGCCCTGGCAGGGAGCACCACTCCTCACTGCCGACGATGAGTTTGTTGGTCAAGGCCGCTGTGGGTCCTTATCGAGAGAGCGCGAAATCATAGAACTCCTGTAGCCGTTTCAACCAACTGATTGGCACCAACGGATCCATCCCCATCCACCAAATGGGTGAACTTTCCGGGCTTGGCCCTCCCTCAAATGGGGAAATCACCCAGGTTCACTATCCAACGTCTCAGAAAAAAGCTCGATGACCATCAAAAAGAGGTGAGATGAGCCGATTCGAACGGCATCCAGTCGTTTATATGGCTCTCATGAAACGAAATAGCTATTTCTGAAGATGCCAGGCTGGTGCCTCCTAATGCGTCGGATTGAACTGGGTCTTTTGGTGTTGGCGCTTTTCGGACTAGGAGGCATCACAGGTCTCCCGGCAGAAGCAGGACAACCCACCTACTGCGAATCCAACGTCGGATCACCAAGTGATCTGAAGGAGTTGAAACACGGTCTCCTGCAGGGCTACCTCGATCCGAAAACGCTTCCCGACTCCCTCAAACTGCTTGCTCCTCCACCGGTACCTGGATCAGCAGCACAGGCACTCGATGAAGAGATCGCCAAGGCCAATTTTTCACATGAAGGCACTGCACGCTGGAGCCAAGCAGCAACGGATGCCGATCTGAACTTTCCTGCCGCCGCATCGATCTTTTCCTGCAGTTTGGGCATCGAAATTTCAGAAGAACGCACACCGAGGCTTTACACGCTCCTGCGTCGATCACTCACCGATGCGGGATTGGCGTCTTACAAAGCCAAGAACCACTACCAGCGATCAAGGCCGTTCATGAGCAATGGGGAGTCGATCTGCACCCCTGATGATGAGAATGCTCTGCGAACCGACGGCTCCTACCCATCTGGTCACACCTCTGTGGGCTGGGCCTGGGCTCTGATCCTCAGTGAGATTGCCCCCAACCAACAGGATCAAATCCTCCAACGGGGAATGGATTACGGAAGGAGCCGAAACATCTGCAACGTTCACTGGCACAGCGACGTTCAAGCGGGGCAGCTCATTGGCGCAGCAACGGTGGCACAACTGCATGCCAACCCCGTGTTCCGTGCTGATCTGCGGGCAGCACGCAAAGAAGTGAAGGCGCAGCAAGCCGCCAACAACAGTGCGAACTCGATCAGCTGCAAGCGGGAGCAAGCGGCATTACAGCCCTAACCAACCACGAAGAGACAACCAACAACAACACAGAGAGACAACATCTCCAAGGTTGAGCCATGCCCTCCAACATTGTCTTGAATGCCGATCCAGATGTTTGCCCCGCCATGGGGACCTGGATCACCAATAACACCCAGCTGCTCTCGGGTTTTTCTCTTCTCATCGCCGAAGACGTGATCGAGGAGCTCACCCTGCGCCATGAATTAGGTGGGCTTTCGATCATTCCCTGTCGTGCCATTCGTGACGGTGGGGATATCAGCATGGCCGCCAAGGTCCTCGAAGGAGAGATCAGTGGCCTGATCCATTTCCCTGCTCCACCTGAACAAATGAGCAGGGATGTGCTCGCCGAACCACTGGTACGAGCGGCCCTGCTCTGCGACTTACCGATCGCACTGAATCCAGCCACGGCATCCGCCCTGTTGCAGGGCGTGAAACGGAGTCGGCGGGGTTATCTGATTTTCAATCCAATCGCCGGACAAGGGGATCCTGAGGTAGAACTCGCAGAGATTCGTAGCTATCTCGAACCGCAGTTCATGCTGCAGGTTTGGAAAACCCAGCCTGACCTTGATCCTGCAGACCAAGCCAAAGAATTGATCAAGGAGATCAAAGCATTCGAGAAAGAAGGAGAGGGCGAGTCGATCATCATTGCCTCGGGAGGGGACGGAACCGTTGGAGCTGTTGCCAGTGCCCTGCAGGGCAGTGATATTCCACTGGGCATCATTCCCCGCGGCACAGCCAACGCATTTTCCGTTGCCCTGGGTATCCCCACAGGAGTGAAGGCCGCCTGCACCAATTTGCTTCTGGGCAATCTGCGACGTGTCGATGTCGCCGTTTGCAACGACCGACCCATGATCCTTCTCGCTGGCCTTGGCTTTGAAGCGGGGATGGTGGATAAAGCCAGTCGTGAACTGAAAAACATCCTTGGCCCCATGGCCTACATCTTTTCTGGTGCCAGGCAGCTGGTGGACCAACAACCATTCCAAGCCACCATGCAAATCGATGGCAACGAATACCAGCTGGATACGAGCGCCATCACCGTGGCCAATGCTGCACCAGCCACCTCCGTGATGGCCCAGGGGTTCGGGGAAGTGATTCCCGATGATGGGCTTCTTGAAGTGATTGTGGCCACCCCCAAAGACCGCATTGGTGGTTTTTCGGTGCTATCCAGCCTCGCCTGGTCGGCTATTAAAAGCAGCAATGCCAACCACAGCAACATTGCCTGTTTTCGAACCAAGCAGATTCAAATCAAGTTGAATGACGTTCAGAAACTGGTGATTGATGGCGAAGTGCTTGATGCACAAACGGTCACGGTGAGCGTGAACCCTCAAGCCTTGCAAGTGGTGGCACCCATCCCACTGAAATTTTGAATTTCGCCAGCGATCCTTCCCTTCAACGCAAGATCAGCCAGATGCGCAAGCGCGTGCGCTGGCAGCATCCGGAACTGATGCGTCGCGGGATCGATCAAACCCGACTCGTGATTAACAACGCCAATGGCAACCCCGCTGCGCACGATGCCTTTCACTTCCTCGTGCTTGGCGACAGTGGCACGGGTCGTCATCGGCACCACAGCCCACCCCGTCGCATTGCCGAACGTCTTCTGCCCCACAAAACAGACGCTGCCTTTCTGCTTCACACCGGAGACGTGGTGTATCTGATTGGGGCTGCTGATCAGTACCGCGACAACTTTCTGAAGCCCTACAGGGAATGGCTCCAGCACAGTGAGAAATGGCAAACCATCAGCCACGAGGGACTGGTCTTCAATCAACCCTTCCTTCCGGTTCCGGGAAATCACGACTACTACGACCTCTCAATTCCCGTGGCATTGCTCGCAGGTCTCACCCTGCCATTGCGACGGCATCTGCAATGGATGCACGACATCGACGCTGGTTGGCGCGGCTCACGGCAGGGTGAAACCTATGCCCGCGCCTTCCTTGATGTTCTCGCTGACATCCCCTTAGCCCATCTCGGCGATCACCTGGATAAGCACTACGACGTTTCGTGGAACGGGAAGCGATGCCTGCGCTACCAACCCGGCATCAACACTCGACTACCCAACCGCTACTACCGCTTCCGGCATGCCGGTGTTGACGTGTTTGCAATCGATTCGAACACACTGTTGACAACATCCAACCCGTCAACAAATAGCGTTAAGTGTCGGCAAGAGCTTCGCAGTCTTGAACAACAACAGGCCACTCTCTACAGAGATTTGGCGAACAGCAATCTCAGTGAAGAGAAGCGCGATGCGCTCCTCGATGAACTTGAAACGCTGCAGGAGGAATGCTTCGATCTTCAACGCCATTTCAGGCCCAGTGCGTCGGTTGATCACGAGCAACTGACCTGGCTTAAGGAAGGGCTGATCGCATCGCATCGTGATCCCGATGCACGCGGACGCATCTTGACGATGCATCACCCCGCTTATGTCACAGAAAAAACCAAATGGAATCAGGCCGATACACAGGCGGTTCGCAACCACCTAAGGGATGTCTTCGACGAGGTTGCGTCATCTCTTGGGGACAGCCTCAGTTCGCCACTTGTGGATCTTGTACTCAGTGGCCATGCCCACTGTTTGGAGGTGCTGCGCACCCATGAAACCGGACATGCTGATCGCGAGATCAACTGGGTGATCTGCGGAGGAAGCGGCTATGGGCTCCGCATGCAACGGCGTGAGGGGGCTGAGCTGATCGAAGAGGACAACGCAGGAAACAGCAGCGTGATCGCCAGCAACAATCTCTTCATCGGACGCAACTGGAATGGCTGCGCTGAAGGAGATGCCTACAGCGGCATGCGCGTTGACATTGCTGAAGGGAGGCCACTCACCATGACCTTGAGACCGTTGGTGTCATCCCGAACCAGCAAAGGATGGGTTGATGCAGAACCTGGACCAATCACTCTGGGGCGATAAATCAAGGGGGAGAACCAACATTTAGAGGCACCACCCCCGACGCAAAAGAGCACCAAGGCAATGACGATCCCAGGCAGACAACAAGCGTACTGAAACTGCTATCTCAACACCTCTTCGACAAACGCCATGAGATCGAAGCAAGCCAAATCACCAACACCATCAACGCAAAACTGTCCCTCAATGGAGGGAGTGTTCAGACCATCTCCATTCCTGCAATGGGGGTAAAAGGCCAGTTCAGCGACGATTGGGTCGCTTGGAGTGGCTGTGTTTCGACGACAAATGCAACAAGCTCGATGCCTTGTCTTGTTCTTCCACCTTGGTGAGCCTTTTCACCAGATTCCAGGTGTCTTGCGCAGACATTTCCCCATCTTGCTCCCATTTGATGCTCGACAATTCGGCAGGAGACATCAAGGGATGACGAGGTGATCCAACTTAAGGAACGCGGTATCGATGTGGCC contains:
- a CDS encoding phosphatase PAP2 family protein, yielding MRRIELGLLVLALFGLGGITGLPAEAGQPTYCESNVGSPSDLKELKHGLLQGYLDPKTLPDSLKLLAPPPVPGSAAQALDEEIAKANFSHEGTARWSQAATDADLNFPAAASIFSCSLGIEISEERTPRLYTLLRRSLTDAGLASYKAKNHYQRSRPFMSNGESICTPDDENALRTDGSYPSGHTSVGWAWALILSEIAPNQQDQILQRGMDYGRSRNICNVHWHSDVQAGQLIGAATVAQLHANPVFRADLRAARKEVKAQQAANNSANSISCKREQAALQP
- a CDS encoding metallophosphoesterase, whose product is MRKRVRWQHPELMRRGIDQTRLVINNANGNPAAHDAFHFLVLGDSGTGRHRHHSPPRRIAERLLPHKTDAAFLLHTGDVVYLIGAADQYRDNFLKPYREWLQHSEKWQTISHEGLVFNQPFLPVPGNHDYYDLSIPVALLAGLTLPLRRHLQWMHDIDAGWRGSRQGETYARAFLDVLADIPLAHLGDHLDKHYDVSWNGKRCLRYQPGINTRLPNRYYRFRHAGVDVFAIDSNTLLTTSNPSTNSVKCRQELRSLEQQQATLYRDLANSNLSEEKRDALLDELETLQEECFDLQRHFRPSASVDHEQLTWLKEGLIASHRDPDARGRILTMHHPAYVTEKTKWNQADTQAVRNHLRDVFDEVASSLGDSLSSPLVDLVLSGHAHCLEVLRTHETGHADREINWVICGGSGYGLRMQRREGAELIEEDNAGNSSVIASNNLFIGRNWNGCAEGDAYSGMRVDIAEGRPLTMTLRPLVSSRTSKGWVDAEPGPITLGR
- a CDS encoding YegS/Rv2252/BmrU family lipid kinase, which translates into the protein MPSNIVLNADPDVCPAMGTWITNNTQLLSGFSLLIAEDVIEELTLRHELGGLSIIPCRAIRDGGDISMAAKVLEGEISGLIHFPAPPEQMSRDVLAEPLVRAALLCDLPIALNPATASALLQGVKRSRRGYLIFNPIAGQGDPEVELAEIRSYLEPQFMLQVWKTQPDLDPADQAKELIKEIKAFEKEGEGESIIIASGGDGTVGAVASALQGSDIPLGIIPRGTANAFSVALGIPTGVKAACTNLLLGNLRRVDVAVCNDRPMILLAGLGFEAGMVDKASRELKNILGPMAYIFSGARQLVDQQPFQATMQIDGNEYQLDTSAITVANAAPATSVMAQGFGEVIPDDGLLEVIVATPKDRIGGFSVLSSLAWSAIKSSNANHSNIACFRTKQIQIKLNDVQKLVIDGEVLDAQTVTVSVNPQALQVVAPIPLKF